One bacterium genomic region harbors:
- a CDS encoding isoprenylcysteine carboxylmethyltransferase family protein has product MSDNIIAIIVISHLFLFESMFFVKNVMLSKKLKATVRGKNKEASISIILFTVTIVIAITSVLSEYLNELFIPIPFLENDYIIFIGMFLLSLNLVISFLALVQMRDSWRVGIKEDDKTDLINSGIFKVTRNPYFLSYIILFLAYILSVANVLIIISSVLSFISIHKMILKEEKYLEALHGVKYLDYKNNVPRYLLI; this is encoded by the coding sequence ATGTCAGATAACATTATAGCAATAATTGTAATCTCACATTTGTTTCTTTTTGAGTCGATGTTTTTTGTTAAGAACGTAATGTTATCAAAAAAACTTAAAGCTACGGTCAGGGGCAAAAATAAAGAAGCAAGCATTTCAATAATATTATTTACCGTGACAATTGTAATTGCAATTACTTCTGTGCTTTCAGAATATCTAAATGAATTATTTATTCCGATTCCTTTCCTTGAAAATGATTATATAATATTTATCGGAATGTTTTTATTATCTCTTAATCTTGTAATCTCATTTCTTGCTTTAGTACAGATGCGTGATTCATGGCGTGTCGGTATTAAAGAAGATGATAAAACAGATTTAATAAACAGCGGAATATTTAAAGTAACGAGAAACCCATATTTTCTTTCATACATTATTTTGTTTCTTGCTTACATATTGTCAGTTGCAAATGTTCTGATAATAATCTCCTCCGTACTTTCATTTATCTCAATACATAAAATGATATTGAAAGAAGAGAAATATCTGGAAGCTTTACACGGTGTCAAGTATCTGGATTATAAAAATAATGTCCCACGATATTTATTAATCTAA
- a CDS encoding polysaccharide deacetylase family protein, with translation MKKILLLFLFAINLFPQEKPSVCFTFDDGNPKDILQYDNDVWNQVILDQLEKRDLQAVLFVCGRNLDNEQGEKIMQSWNDAGHIIANHTYSHLNYNNPNNDFEKFRDDILRCDSLINDYSNFQKYFRFPMLKAGETREKRDSINIFLQQAGYKNGYVTIDNSDWFINSRMIKFMEENPDSSIEKYKKYYIEHLIDRAKYYDDIAFKLLGRRVKHTLLLHHNLTSALFLNDLMDAFEKEGWELIDADDALTDPVFEMIPDIVPAGESIIWGLARESGKFDDVIRYPAEDSPYEEERMNKLGL, from the coding sequence ATGAAAAAAATATTACTATTGTTTCTGTTTGCTATTAATTTATTCCCGCAGGAAAAACCATCCGTCTGCTTCACATTCGATGATGGAAACCCAAAAGATATCCTGCAGTATGATAACGACGTCTGGAATCAGGTGATTTTAGATCAATTAGAAAAAAGAGATTTACAGGCAGTGTTGTTTGTCTGCGGAAGAAATCTTGATAATGAACAAGGTGAAAAAATTATGCAAAGCTGGAACGATGCTGGACACATAATCGCTAACCACACTTACAGTCATCTCAACTATAATAATCCGAATAATGATTTTGAAAAATTCAGGGATGATATTCTCAGATGCGATTCGTTAATTAATGACTACAGTAACTTTCAGAAATATTTCAGATTCCCGATGCTCAAAGCTGGTGAAACAAGAGAAAAGAGAGATTCGATAAATATATTCCTTCAACAAGCAGGTTACAAAAACGGTTATGTTACAATTGATAACTCAGATTGGTTCATCAATTCACGGATGATAAAATTTATGGAGGAAAACCCTGATTCAAGTATTGAGAAATATAAAAAGTATTACATCGAGCATCTGATTGACAGAGCCAAATACTACGACGATATAGCTTTTAAATTACTTGGAAGAAGAGTCAAACACACTCTGCTTCTTCATCACAATTTGACATCAGCATTGTTTCTAAATGACTTGATGGATGCGTTTGAAAAGGAAGGATGGGAATTAATTGATGCTGATGATGCACTGACAGATCCGGTATTTGAGATGATTCCTGATATAGTCCCTGCGGGTGAAAGTATTATCTGGGGACTTGCGAGAGAATCAGGCAAGTTTGATGATGTGATAAGATATCCTGCAGAGGATAGTCCGTACGAAGAGGAAAGAATGAATAAATTAGGATTGTAA
- a CDS encoding GNAT family N-acetyltransferase, which yields MITPKSIQTKRLILRCWESDDAEILSPVLQSNFEHLKEWIPERISKPASLAKLELRLSGFKSDFNAGKEWRFAIFTSDEMTLLGEVSLFPRNKDGRVNFESADRVEIGYWLRSDVTGKGYATEAAEAMFNLSKSLKGIKLVEIRCDAENVPSAAVPKRLGFHLGQPDELKPGKMVWYYDF from the coding sequence ATGATCACACCAAAATCAATCCAGACAAAACGCCTGATATTAAGATGCTGGGAGAGTGATGACGCAGAAATTCTTTCACCCGTCCTGCAATCAAACTTTGAACATCTTAAAGAATGGATACCCGAAAGGATATCAAAACCTGCTTCACTTGCTAAATTAGAGTTACGACTATCAGGTTTTAAATCCGATTTTAATGCGGGTAAAGAATGGCGGTTTGCAATATTCACTTCAGATGAAATGACTTTGCTCGGTGAAGTCAGCTTGTTTCCAAGGAATAAGGATGGTCGTGTGAATTTTGAATCCGCAGACCGTGTCGAGATTGGTTATTGGCTTAGATCAGATGTAACCGGAAAAGGCTATGCAACTGAGGCTGCAGAAGCTATGTTTAATTTATCAAAATCTCTTAAAGGTATTAAACTTGTTGAAATCCGATGTGACGCTGAAAATGTTCCAAGCGCGGCAGTACCAAAGAGGCTGGGATTCCATCTTGGCCAACCGGATGAGTTAAAACCGGGGAAAATGGTTTGGTACTACGATTTTTAA
- a CDS encoding helix-turn-helix transcriptional regulator — protein MINLYEDIKSKDHYNKFEIGGLLFAEYKCPLEEKFVGIWTHTDYLVHVVSGKKTWHTTEGSFTAEAGQSLYFKKGAAIVEQFFNEEFCLLLFFVPDDFIRSVVKEYAAEMKDQFDKSVPSQSTVRVNNDAALNVFFQSMMTYFSGVDQPSEALLKLKLKELILSILVSRSNPELSNYFRKVAAQDSPMVSEIMESNFRYNLSLENFAELCHKSLSSFKREFQKQYNETPGRWLLNKRLEYSAVLLRNNHMNISQIVFESGFEDLSHFSRAFKSRFGLSPTQFRNQPISQH, from the coding sequence ATGATTAATCTTTACGAAGACATAAAGTCAAAAGATCATTATAACAAATTTGAAATCGGCGGGCTTCTTTTTGCAGAATACAAATGTCCGCTCGAAGAAAAGTTTGTCGGTATCTGGACTCATACAGATTATCTCGTTCACGTTGTTTCAGGAAAAAAGACCTGGCACACAACCGAGGGAAGTTTTACTGCGGAAGCAGGACAGTCATTATACTTCAAAAAAGGTGCAGCAATAGTAGAACAATTTTTTAATGAAGAATTTTGCCTGCTTTTGTTCTTTGTACCGGATGATTTTATCAGAAGTGTTGTTAAAGAATATGCTGCTGAGATGAAAGATCAATTTGATAAATCTGTGCCAAGCCAATCAACAGTTCGTGTAAATAATGATGCTGCGCTGAATGTCTTTTTCCAATCGATGATGACTTATTTTTCAGGGGTTGACCAGCCGTCTGAAGCTTTGTTAAAATTAAAACTGAAAGAACTAATTCTGAGCATACTTGTTAGCCGAAGTAATCCCGAATTATCAAATTACTTTCGAAAAGTAGCAGCGCAGGATTCACCAATGGTAAGCGAAATAATGGAATCAAACTTTCGTTATAATTTGTCACTAGAAAATTTTGCTGAGCTATGTCATAAAAGTCTGTCATCCTTCAAAAGGGAATTCCAGAAACAGTATAATGAAACACCTGGCAGGTGGCTTTTGAACAAAAGGCTTGAATACTCAGCAGTATTGTTGAGAAATAACCATATGAATATCTCTCAAATAGTATTTGAGAGTGGTTTTGAAGATCTCTCGCATTTCAGCAGAGCATTCAAGAGCAGGTTTGGATTGTCACCGACTCAATTCAGAAATCAACCAATTTCTCAACACTGA
- a CDS encoding acyl-CoA/acyl-ACP dehydrogenase — MSVQSNSSWIELIHKLGKDFESRAELSDTNDSFVAENYAALKEHGFFKAIIPEELGGIGVTHSEMCDILRVLAQYCGSTALALSMHQHLLSANVWKYRQGQGMEEMLKKVAANQPVLISTGANDWLESSGEMEKTKDGFLVTAIKHFASQSAGGDILVTSAAYEDPEQGWQVLHFSIPIKSQGITVMNNWQAMGMRGTGSHSVKLDKVFIPETAISLRRPRGEFHPVWNVILTVAMPLIMSVYLGIAQKAEQIAIKQAANQKKIRPYLPDLIGEMHNALTTAELNVKDMIRIANDFDFKPIDQNGQNILSRKTNAANASIKVVEKAMEIVGGQGFYRSFGLERLFRDVQAAKYHPLQEKDQLRFSGEYILKNASQKSPVILAA, encoded by the coding sequence ATGTCAGTTCAATCGAATAGTAGTTGGATTGAGCTTATTCATAAGCTTGGAAAGGATTTTGAATCAAGAGCAGAACTATCGGATACTAATGATTCGTTCGTTGCGGAAAATTACGCTGCGTTAAAAGAACACGGATTCTTTAAAGCAATAATTCCTGAAGAACTCGGAGGCATTGGTGTTACTCATTCGGAAATGTGTGATATACTTCGGGTTTTAGCTCAGTACTGCGGATCAACAGCATTAGCTCTTTCAATGCATCAGCATCTTCTTTCTGCAAATGTCTGGAAATACAGGCAAGGACAGGGAATGGAAGAAATGTTGAAAAAAGTTGCAGCTAATCAGCCGGTTCTTATAAGCACCGGAGCAAATGACTGGCTTGAATCAAGCGGTGAAATGGAAAAAACAAAAGATGGATTTCTCGTAACAGCAATAAAACATTTTGCGAGTCAATCAGCCGGAGGCGATATCTTAGTAACAAGTGCTGCATATGAAGATCCCGAACAAGGCTGGCAGGTCTTACATTTTTCAATTCCGATCAAATCACAAGGAATAACTGTTATGAATAACTGGCAGGCGATGGGAATGAGAGGAACAGGTTCACACAGCGTAAAGCTGGATAAAGTTTTCATTCCTGAGACAGCAATCTCTCTACGCAGACCACGAGGAGAATTTCATCCTGTATGGAATGTGATACTTACAGTTGCAATGCCGTTGATTATGTCTGTTTATCTTGGAATCGCTCAAAAGGCTGAACAGATCGCCATCAAGCAAGCGGCAAATCAAAAGAAAATCAGACCATATCTTCCTGATCTTATTGGTGAAATGCACAATGCACTTACAACTGCTGAGTTGAATGTGAAAGATATGATAAGGATCGCGAATGATTTTGACTTCAAACCAATTGATCAGAACGGTCAGAATATATTATCAAGAAAAACTAATGCAGCAAATGCCTCGATTAAAGTTGTCGAAAAAGCTATGGAGATTGTCGGTGGACAAGGATTTTATCGCAGCTTTGGACTTGAAAGACTTTTCAGAGATGTTCAGGCAGCAAAGTATCATCCGCTTCAGGAAAAGGACCAGCTTCGTTTTTCGGGTGAATATATTTTGAAAAATGCTTCTCAAAAATCACCTGTAATATTAGCTGCATAA